The proteins below are encoded in one region of Clostridium estertheticum:
- a CDS encoding PhzF family phenazine biosynthesis protein has protein sequence MNETKKFCVINSFTYNGRGGNAAAIFCNQGELEDSIMQNIARQLNLVETVYITESDEERIDFDIRYFTPENEVGIAGHPTVAAFIALAKEGALGAIIKDKYLIKTKDGIKEVSIEERNNDIVVKLKQQVVEFGPIIQEKCKIAEILGIDNNDIMNDLPIQCINTGLGHLVVPIKSLEGLMKVKRNINQLKNLCNLIGVREAQVFCFETKDDTFDIHTRNICPREGIEDAACGIGNAAVGAYLLNNHYSDRKMISIKAEQGYIVKAPCEIDIYAYREQNDIVVQIGGTGKVIIQGDFIISNI, from the coding sequence ATGAATGAGACAAAAAAATTTTGTGTTATAAATAGTTTTACGTATAATGGACGAGGTGGAAATGCCGCGGCTATATTTTGTAATCAAGGTGAATTAGAAGATTCTATTATGCAAAATATTGCGCGTCAACTTAATTTAGTTGAAACGGTGTATATCACTGAAAGTGATGAAGAAAGAATAGATTTTGATATTAGATATTTTACTCCAGAAAATGAAGTCGGAATTGCAGGTCACCCTACAGTTGCTGCATTTATTGCACTTGCGAAAGAAGGAGCACTAGGTGCAATAATAAAAGATAAGTATTTAATCAAGACAAAGGACGGAATAAAAGAAGTTAGTATTGAAGAACGTAATAATGATATTGTTGTTAAATTAAAGCAACAAGTTGTTGAATTTGGACCAATTATTCAAGAAAAATGTAAAATAGCTGAAATTTTAGGAATTGATAATAACGATATAATGAATGATTTACCAATACAATGTATAAATACTGGATTAGGTCATTTAGTTGTGCCAATTAAATCTTTAGAGGGATTAATGAAAGTTAAAAGGAACATAAATCAATTAAAAAATCTATGTAATCTTATTGGCGTAAGAGAAGCACAAGTGTTTTGTTTTGAAACTAAAGATGACACATTTGATATTCATACAAGAAATATATGCCCAAGAGAGGGAATTGAAGACGCCGCATGTGGTATTGGAAATGCAGCGGTAGGTGCATATTTGTTGAATAATCATTATTCTGATAGAAAAATGATATCAATAAAAGCTGAGCAAGGATACATAGTAAAGGCTCCATGTGAAATTGATATATATGCTTATAGGGAACAAAATGATATTGTAGTCCAAATTGGAGGAACAGGTAAAGTAATAATACAAGGTGATTTTATTATAAGCAACATATAA
- a CDS encoding 2'-5' RNA ligase family protein, with amino-acid sequence MNSNIKKRTIMIFPQFENINIINEIRKKYDPLANHVSPHITLVFTFESGFTSIEINEHLKKVIDETRCFRLTLQEIVKIDNPLGRYLFLDIKQGNEQIKELSKKLYTGILNNYKPAWLNEETFMPHMTIGDFTSKENLNIAFKNTELIKENFTTIVDKISVEIIDENEDSIIEVEVDLKPIL; translated from the coding sequence ATGAATTCTAATATCAAGAAAAGAACCATAATGATATTTCCACAATTTGAAAATATTAATATTATAAATGAAATAAGAAAAAAGTATGATCCACTTGCAAATCATGTTAGCCCACATATTACTTTAGTGTTTACATTTGAAAGTGGTTTTACATCAATTGAAATTAATGAACATTTAAAGAAAGTGATTGATGAAACAAGATGCTTTAGACTGACATTACAGGAAATAGTAAAGATTGATAACCCTTTAGGGAGATATTTATTTTTAGATATAAAGCAAGGCAATGAACAAATAAAGGAACTGAGTAAGAAATTATATACAGGAATCTTAAATAACTATAAACCTGCTTGGTTAAACGAAGAAACATTTATGCCTCATATGACAATAGGTGATTTTACCTCAAAAGAGAATTTAAATATAGCATTTAAAAATACTGAACTTATTAAAGAAAATTTCACCACAATAGTAGATAAGATTTCTGTTGAAATTATTGATGAAAATGAAGATTCTATTATTGAGGTTGAAGTAGATTTAAAGCCTATACTCTAA
- a CDS encoding MFS transporter: MPLQFLIFLSGQLVSRLGDALYTFAIPWISYELTHSVIVMGSMYAVSVLPIVLFGPIIGVCVDHWDRRRLMIFADVTRALLVAFIPFMQMLGILQLWQLYVVSFLLAGLSLLFDISVVAVIPQLIDNKNLTKANASYQLVNQAGDLIGPLLAGIMITTLGGYRTLWFDVVSFAGTLWAIWRIQTLGKPVAKTGLSEVFRGMRDGLHFLIHDKLNFTLSLQAMIGNFGYSAAYGVLMFYLLSTLHLNAAQISYNYAFLGFGGLVGSIIVVPLERYFRRGVIIPILLIIGTCGFLYALVARFWLGPGIAFGIVTICNVAWNTLSTSIRQETVPSNMLGRVLGFSRVFTRLAVPLGVMAGSLISSLISPVAVFAIAAVCKGVEVSIALCSSIRKL, encoded by the coding sequence TTGCCCCTCCAATTTCTTATTTTCCTAAGTGGACAGCTAGTTTCGAGACTAGGTGACGCACTTTACACCTTTGCAATACCATGGATTTCATATGAACTAACACATTCAGTTATTGTTATGGGTTCAATGTATGCAGTCAGTGTATTGCCGATTGTGTTATTTGGTCCGATCATCGGAGTGTGCGTTGATCACTGGGATCGCCGACGACTGATGATCTTCGCTGATGTAACACGAGCGCTTCTAGTTGCTTTCATTCCATTCATGCAGATGCTGGGCATCTTGCAACTTTGGCAACTTTACGTTGTATCATTTCTTTTGGCAGGGTTGTCATTACTTTTTGACATATCGGTTGTAGCTGTTATCCCCCAATTAATAGACAACAAAAACCTTACTAAGGCAAATGCATCGTATCAATTAGTTAATCAAGCCGGTGATTTAATTGGTCCTCTTCTTGCCGGTATTATGATAACCACTCTTGGAGGCTACCGTACGTTATGGTTCGATGTCGTGTCTTTCGCAGGGACATTATGGGCTATATGGAGAATTCAGACCTTGGGAAAACCGGTTGCGAAAACGGGACTAAGCGAGGTTTTTCGTGGAATGAGGGATGGACTACATTTTTTAATTCACGACAAGTTGAATTTTACTCTCTCCCTACAGGCTATGATCGGCAACTTTGGGTACAGTGCAGCCTATGGAGTTTTGATGTTCTATCTCCTCTCTACACTCCATCTAAATGCGGCACAAATTAGTTACAACTACGCATTTCTTGGATTTGGTGGTTTAGTGGGAAGTATTATCGTAGTTCCTTTGGAACGCTATTTTCGACGTGGAGTAATTATACCTATACTCTTAATTATAGGGACATGTGGTTTTCTATATGCATTAGTTGCCCGGTTTTGGCTAGGTCCAGGAATCGCGTTTGGTATCGTTACAATCTGTAATGTGGCATGGAACACGCTTTCAACATCGATACGGCAGGAAACTGTCCCTTCGAATATGTTAGGAAGAGTGCTTGGTTTCTCACGTGTGTTTACCCGGCTGGCTGTGCCACTTGGCGTTATGGCAGGTAGTTTAATCTCGAGTTTAATCAGTCCAGTTGCAGTATTTGCGATTGCAGCTGTTTGCAAGGGAGTTGAGGTTTCAATTGCTTTATGCTCCTCAATTCGCAAGTTATAA
- a CDS encoding DUF1287 domain-containing protein — protein sequence MKKKLVILLIIVSLILIFTYKYIPFKAIIDEFVFNIFKPKFIVSENFSKVDNNKNGVADVLDIVNGADKEVLNKTKYISNYYSGGYPPDKEGVCTDVIWRGFKTANINLKDLIDQDIKSNIKLYPRVEGKPDPNIDFRRVPNQDVFFSRYALSLTTKVKARNSENLKEWQPGDIVIFGQGHVGIIFDKRDKNGIPYVIHNIKPHASILKLSYFTTPIHGHYRWKFKNKT from the coding sequence GTGAAGAAAAAGCTTGTTATACTTTTAATAATAGTTTCTTTAATATTAATTTTTACTTATAAATATATACCATTTAAAGCTATTATAGATGAATTTGTTTTTAATATATTTAAACCAAAATTTATTGTATCTGAAAATTTTTCTAAAGTTGATAATAACAAAAATGGAGTAGCAGATGTATTAGATATAGTTAATGGAGCTGATAAAGAGGTTCTTAATAAAACAAAATATATTAGTAATTATTATAGTGGTGGATACCCACCTGATAAAGAAGGGGTATGTACTGACGTAATTTGGAGAGGATTTAAAACTGCTAACATTAATTTAAAAGACCTTATTGATCAAGATATAAAAAGTAATATTAAACTTTATCCTAGAGTTGAAGGAAAGCCTGACCCTAATATTGATTTCAGGCGAGTGCCGAATCAAGATGTATTTTTCAGTAGATATGCGTTAAGTTTAACAACTAAAGTTAAAGCTAGAAATTCTGAAAATTTAAAAGAGTGGCAACCGGGTGATATTGTGATATTTGGGCAGGGACATGTGGGTATTATTTTTGATAAAAGAGATAAAAATGGCATTCCTTATGTTATTCATAATATCAAACCTCATGCAAGTATACTCAAGCTTTCTTATTTTACAACTCCTATACACGGTCATTATAGATGGAAATTTAAGAATAAAACGTAA